ttttatcattcatttttgttctcgattttctttatttttaaaagttatttgacaccatttttttaattttcattttaaatttagttACATAAGATTTGACATATCATTTAACAATAAAACTTACAGTTTTAATAACGAAAGGGCTCGATTGATAAAACATTGAAAGTTTGGGAATGTccttagaaatttttaaaatctaaagACCAATTTAAAATGAAGACCATAATTTGGGGATGTTTAGTGAAATTAGCTCTCACTTTTCATTTCAAATTACTTACGTGGCATAATTTTAGTGGACACTCTAAGTGAGGTTTATAAATTtcctaatattttttaaaaaataaaaataaacgccCATAATAAGCAGGGAGTTAGGAATGGCGGGAATTTGTGGTCCAAATCCGATTCTACATCTCCACCGCACCACCACTCAATCACCGTTAAATTTACACAGAGTCCACGGCGGAGCACGGTGGTGTTGCTGCTCAGTTTCACcggaaaatgaaaataaaactaGAACGCCGCCGCTTTTAAGACTGGCAGTGAGTGGTGTTACTGAGTTGCTTAGGCTCTTTTCTTCTTCTGCCCAAGGCAACAGGTAATTTAACTTTTATCCCCcccccttctttcttttgaaagGCAAAACAAAATTAGAGGTTAAAAATGATCTGATAATTTTGTTTACCATCTTGATTTTCTTGAAGAGCTGATTACCAATTGAAGACTGAGGATAGAGATGAAAATTCAGCCTCCGATATTGATGATGTTTTAAGAATCCTTAAAGCTGATTATGAGAATGCTTACTTTGTTACAGGTATACTTTTGattaatttttctttattttgctAATTTTGCTGCGAATTTTAAATGatctttcaagttttttttttttggggggggggtgaTTTTCGTGATTTCTTTCTCGAAAGATGTTTTATATTGTTGATTTTCTTTAGTTATTAAAAATATGTGTATCTAAATAGACTTCTTACTGTTCTTCCGTCCTTGAACAGTCACTATCCATAGGCAAATGGTAATAGGAAAATAGCAAAAGCCTAAGATAGCCATTGCTATGTTTTCTACCTTTCATGCTGTAAGGTAAAATTACCTTTGcactaaatatttaattttgctccctttactcaaaaaaataaataaattagttctTGTAACTTAGATAAAAAGTaaactaattattttattaaaaattacatcTATTTCTATGTCTACACGAGGTAGCATGGCACACCATGTATAACAAGCTGATTTTTCATCAGTCATGctagtttttaacagtaaaaattatgaaatttttaacaaaaataatcaGTTTGCTCTTCAATTTAAAGTACAGacttaatttgcccatttttttagaaaaagaggcaaaatgcaatttgactccaAGCACGAGGctttcatggtacttttaccaattTTGTAGCTACTTAAAATAATCTATTTGAAAATGGTGTATTTTATACTTACTGTTCAGGAAATTTCAGTTCTGCAATCTATGCTGAAGATTGTCTCTTTGAAGATCCTACTATTCGATTCCGAGGTTAGATGAATCAAAGTTGTATGTCATAAATGGGGATTTATATTGCCGTGTCTAGCATGTTGGAATGTTTATTAATGTCTTTTTTGACACTCAATTGGAAATGTATGCAAACTTTTGTGCAGTGGACTAGAACTCTAATAAAAACGGAAGTTTCCCCTTCAGATGCAACATATGCTGTTAGAGCGTTTGAAAATGGAACAATAAGGCTTTTAAGACATGCTTTAATGTCACTTTCTTTAAGATTTTAATTGCTTTTGGTATAGCATTTAATAGGTGTGCTAAGGAGTTATCAACGCAAAAAAACCTTTGAGATATACTGAAATCCAATGATTGAATACGTTTTGTTTTGATGGAATAAATCCATTGAGCATTGAGTTCTGCGTAGCTAAGCTATCAAACTTCTGTAGAGAACTGTTAGAAAACTTGTGGTGCAAGAAAGAAAAATTGAGAGAAATAAGATATAGTCTTGGAGCGTGATTCATTGCTGTTAAGGCTTTAATTTTGTCTTTAGAATACAAGTTTTAAAACAACAAAAACAGAATAGTGAAAATAACATTATTGTGTTTTATATAGGCACATTGTGTTTTTTAATCACTCAATACATAACTTATGGCACAAGTTACATTTTTCCATAACATAGCAACTTTCTAGAaaatctatttttcttcattatgAGTCCTTATACTAACATTGAAAACTACTAACAAGAATTTCTACAACAATATATTACATGAGAATCTTAGAAATGCTTTTGAAGATGGAGAATTAAAACGAAAAGGTTTCACTACCTTTTTCTTGTGAAAACTATTTATTGGGATACTATATGTTTGTTTGTACTGACTAGCTTGTCTAAATGAACCCGTTTGCTTAAAACAGATGAGTAGCTTTAGTTTTGATAGAACTATTTGTTCCAACATATCTCCAACAATTAAGGACGTTTACTTCTGTATATATGAAAAATAGAACATATATCAGCATGAAATCAGTTTATTGTCATTTCTTGTAGTTTAATCTGCTTGGAGTACAATTGGTAATTGATATACCTAGATAATGCTACTTGTCATCTCACTCTCATGTGCATGCATGATGCTTTTACAGTTTAATATTTGATTCTTCTATCAATCATGGTAAAATACCTTCGACTGTCTCAAATTTAAATAACATTTATGGTCTATGGTAAATTCAGGTAAGGAGCTGTATTCTCGCAATTTGAAATTGCTTGTTCCTTTCTTTGACAGCCCTTCAATTAGATTACAAAAGATTGAGAAGGTAGATCATTCTTTACTA
Above is a genomic segment from Gossypium arboreum isolate Shixiya-1 chromosome 8, ASM2569848v2, whole genome shotgun sequence containing:
- the LOC108468488 gene encoding uncharacterized protein LOC108468488 isoform X1, producing the protein MAGICGPNPILHLHRTTTQSPLNLHRVHGGARWCCCSVSPENENKTRTPPLLRLAVSGVTELLRLFSSSAQGNRADYQLKTEDRDENSASDIDDVLRILKADYENAYFVTGNFSSAIYAEDCLFEDPTIRFRGKELYSRNLKLLVPFFDSPSIRLQKIEKGANMETDFVAATWRLRTYLKLPWRPLISVNGSTIYELDEKLKIVRHAESWDVTALEAIGQIFTPSIGRPNE
- the LOC108468488 gene encoding uncharacterized protein LOC108468488 isoform X2, which produces MAGICGPNPILHLHRTTTQSPLNLHRVHGGARWCCCSVSPENENKTRTPPLLRLAVSGVTELLRLFSSSAQGNRADYQLKTEDRDENSASDIDDVLRILKADYENAYFVTGKELYSRNLKLLVPFFDSPSIRLQKIEKGANMETDFVAATWRLRTYLKLPWRPLISVNGSTIYELDEKLKIVRHAESWDVTALEAIGQIFTPSIGRPNE